Below is a window of Desulfovermiculus halophilus DSM 18834 DNA.
ATACCGGTCCTGGCCCTGCTGATCCTGCCATTTGCGGGTCTGCAGGGTTCCTTCCACCAAACAGGAGCGGCCCTTGGACAGATACTGGGAGCAGTTCTCAGCCTGCTTGCCGAAAATGACGATCCGGTGCCATTCGGTCTTTTCCTGCCGGTTCCCCTCCTGATCGGTATAGGCCTCATTGGTGGCCACGGGCATATTGGCCACCGGGGTGCCCCCGGGTGTGTAGCGCAGCTCAGGATCGCGGCCCAACCGGCCGACAATGATCACCTTGTTGTATGTGCCAGCCATGCAATGCCTCCTTGGTCTGTACAGTGTCCTGCGAGGTCAGGACAGGTTCGTCGTTCGTTCAGGGTGAAAACCCGTCAAGGTTCTTCCACGCAACCTGTGGATGGTTGCAGTTTGCGGTCTATTGTGTGTGCCCAACCAGACTACATCACGAGGGGTCGTCATGCATTGGCAGCCAGACCAAACCATGATTGACGAGGTCAGATCCAGGCTCGGCCTGGTTACTCCGCCGGCGACGGCGGTTGTCCTGGGCACGGGGCTCGGCCATTGGGTCGACGGCCTGCAGGAAGCCGCTGTGCTGCCTTATACTGAAATCCCGGGCTTTCCGCAATCAACGGTGCAGAGTCATGCCGGGCGGATGATTCTGGCCAGTCATGGCGCACACCGTCCGATCCTGGTATTTCAAGGCCGGTTTCATCTCTATGAAGGCTACTCCGCTCCCGAAGTCTGTATCCCCGTCCGCCTGGCCGCCCTTCTGGGGGCCAGAACTCTGATCCTAACCAATGCCGCCGGTGCCATCAATCCTCTGTTTGCTACCGGCAGCCTGATGCTGATTGCCGACCAGCTCAATATGACCGGATTCAATCCCCTTCGCGGACCGAACAACGATGAATGGGGAGAGCGCTTTCCGGATATGAGCCGGGTCTACTCTCCTTGCCTCCAGGACCTGGCTGTGGATTGCGCCCGGAAGCTCGGCGTGCACATGGAGCGGGGAACCTATGTCGGGGTTCAGGGACCCAGCCTGGAGACCCCGGCCGAGACCCGGGCCTATCGATTCCTGGACGGAGACGCCATCGGGATGTCCACGGTTCTAGAAGCCATTGCCGCCAAGCACATCGGACTGAATATTCTGGGCATTTCCTGTCTGACCAACAAAAATCTGCCCGATTGCATGCAGGAGACATCGGTGGACGAGATTATCGCCCAAGCCGAGGCCTCAGGCCGGGACCTGGGAAGGGTCCTGGACGCAGTCATTCCCAGGTTATAATCCGATGAGCTCCGGCTTGACTTTGCCCCGCTCTTATTACAGGTTTCTGCTTTTCAGCTCCAGTACGCCACTGATCTCAACCGTATCCTCCAACCAGACCAAGCCAAGGTGACAGAACGCCATGACCGACTACAAAAAGACCCTGAACCTGCCCCGCACTTCCTTCCCCATGCGGGCCAGCCTGCCGAAGAAAGAGCCGGAAATGATCCGCTTCTGGGAGGAGAACCAGGCCTATGAGCGCATGGTCCAAACCAGAGAAGGCAGGCAAAAGTTTGTTCTGCACGACGGCCCGCCGTACGCCAACGGACATATCCACCTGGGAACGGCCATGAACAAGATCCTCAAGGACATCATTGTCAAAGCCCAGAACTTTACCGGCAGGCAGGCGGAGTACGTGCCCGGCTGGGACTGTCACGGCCTGCCGATTGAGCTGAAAGTGGAGCATGAGCTTGGGCAGTCCAAAAAAGAGCTCTCCACCTTGGATGTGCGCAAGCGATGCCGGGAATACGCCCTGAAGTATCTGGACATTCAAAGGGATGAATTCAAGCGCCTGGGCGTGCTGGGCACCTGGGATGAGCCGTACCTGACCATGAATCCGGGCTATGAGTCGGCCACGGCCGGGGAGTTGTGCGCTTTCATGCGTCGCGGCTCGGTGATGCGGAACAAAAAGCCTATTCATTGGTGTCCGTCCTGCGAAACCGCCCTGGCTGAAGCAGAGGTGGAATACGCGGACAAGACCTCGCCTTCAATCTATGTCCGCTTTCCTCTGACCGATCCGGAGCTGACGGATCGTCTGCCTGAAATCGGCGGCCGCCCGGCCTTTGTTCTGATCTGGACCACAACTCCGTGGACAATTCCCGGCAATATGGCCGTGGCTTTGCATCCGGATGTCCAATACGTCCTGGTTCAAGTTCAGGGAGAGGTCTACATCCTGGCCGAGAAGCTGCTCGCGGAATGCGCTGAGAAGTTCGGATGGGACAACGTCCAGACCCTCAAGACCCTCATGGGCCGCGACCTGGAAGGGCTGCTGGCCGAGCATCCCATATACGGACGCCCTTCGCCTCTGGTCCTGGCCGATTATGTGACCCTGGAGACCGGAACCGGCTGCGTGCACACTGCGCCCGGACACGGACAAGAAGACTACGACACCGGTCTGCGCTACGGGCTGGAGATCTATGCCCCTCTGGACGACCAGGGAAGATTTCTCCCGGAGGTGGAGTTCTTTGCCGGCTCCCATGTCTTTGAAGCCAACCCCCAGGTCATTGCCAAGCTCTCCGAGCTGGGGGCCCTTATGGTCCAGGAAAAGATCACTCACGCCTATCCCCACTGCTGGCGGTGCAAGAAGCCGGTCATATTCCGGGCCACCACCCAGTGGTTCATTTCCATGCAGCACAACGACCTTCGGGACAAGGCGGTCCAGGCCATTGACGGGCAGGTGCGCTGGATTCCCAGCTGGGGAAAGCTGCGGATCAGGAACATGATCTCCCACCGCCCCGACTGGTGCATTTCCAGGCAGCGTTCCTGGGGGGTTCCGATTATCGCTTTGCTGTGCGCCGATTGCGGGCACGCCTATTTTGATCCGGACTGGGTGCAGGATATAGCGGATCGCTTCGCCTCCCATCCCCAGGGAGCGGACTATTGGTTCGAGGCCGAGCTGTCCGAGGTTGTGCCCCAGGATCTGACCTGCCCGGAATGCGGAGGGCGGAAGTGGACAAAGGAAACCGACATCCTGGATGTCTGGTTCGATTCCGGGACCAGCTATGCAGCCGTTTTGGAGCAGCGGGACGAATGCACCTTTCCGGCGGACATGTATCTGGAGGGCTCGGACCAGCACCGGGGCTGGTTCCACAGCTCGCTTCTGGCCTCTGTGGGCACCAGAGACGTTCCCCCCTACCGCAGTGTCTTGACCCACGGCTTTGTCGTCGACGGCCAGGGGAAAAAGATGTCCAAATCCATCGGCAACGTCATCGCTCCCCAGGACATCATGGACAAATACGGGGCCGAGATCCTGCGCATGTGGGTCGCTTCCGAGAACTATCAGGAAGATCTGCGCATATCGGAAACAATCCTTAAGCAGCTGGTGGACAACTACCGCCGGATCCGGAACACCTGCCGGTTCATCCTGGGCAATCTGCACGACTTTGATCCAGACCGGGACGCGCTTCCCGGCCCGGACCTCCTGCCCCTGGACCGCTATGTCCTGGACCTGGCCCGGGAACGACATGCTCGGATCACTCAGGACTACAGCAACTTTGAACTGCACAAGGTTTTCCACAGCCTGCACACCATGTGCGCCACAGATCTAAGCGCCTTTTACCTGGACGTGCTCAAGGACCGCCTGTACGTCAGCGCCCCGGAGAGCCACAAGCGGCGCTCGGCCCAGACCGCACTGCACACCCTGCTCACTCAGCTGCTCTGGGATATGGCCCCCATCTTGAGCTTTACAGCCGAGGAAGCATATCAGCATGTGCCGGGAATCGACCTGGAGACATACCCCACAATCTTCACCTATCCCTTTTCCATGCAAGAGACTCCGCTGATGGAATCGAAGGAACGGCGGATTTGGGACAGGATGCTGGAAGTGCGGGCCGAGGCCACCAGAGCCATCGAGCCGGTACGCAAAAGCGGCGGGATCGGCCATTCACTCGACGTCTGCCTGCATCTGTATGCCGATGACGATCTGCACGCCGAGCTGGAAGCCAACCGGGATTTCCTCCCGGAGCTGTTCATTGTTTCTGCTGTGCACGTTCATCCGGGAAAAGACGCCCCGGACACGGCTGTTTCCAGTCAGGAGATGTCCGGCCTGAAGCTGAAGGTGGAGTCCGCGGCAGGCGAAAAATGTGCCCGATGCTGGACATTCAGCCCCGAACTGGGCCATGATGACCAGTATCCAGATATCTGCCCCAGATGCAGTCGGGTCATGCACAGTCTGCAGACAGCAGCAGAATAGGACCAGGCTGCCGGGATGCCGATCAGGGAGAGGGATTCGGCATGCCCGGCTTGTGGTGAACAGCCGACAATGCCGTCACTGTCGGGGACGGACAATCCGAACAGAGCGTACATGACCGACTCTCAATCCAACCGACTCCCGTACGGCCCTTTGTTCCTGGCCGCCGCGGTTCTCGGCGCGGACCAGGCCAGCAAGGCCCTGGTCCGGGCCAATCTTCAGATCTGGGATGTGCACTCGGTTATTCCCGGATTCTTCAACCTGGTCCATATCCAGAACAGGGGAGCCGCTTTCGGCTTTTTAAGCCACGGGCAAGGCATGTGGCAGCCGGTTTTCTTCATCATCCTGACCATAGCCGCAGTGGCCATCATTCTGTCCTTGATGTGGACCGGACATCGGCGGGACAAGATATTTCAGTTCAGCCTGGGGGCTATCCTGGGCGGGGCTGTGGGCAATCTTGTGGACAGGATTCGCCTCGGGGTGGTTACCGACTTCCTGGATTTTTTCGTCCAAGGAATGCACTGGCCGGCGTTTAATATAGCCGATATCGCCATCACCTGCGGGGCCTTTCTTTTGCTGATCGCCGTGTACAGAAAAGGACGTCATGCATCCAATACTCATTGATATCGGTCCATTGACCATTCACAGCTACGGGTTCTTCATTGCCTTGGCCTTTGTGCTCGGCATGCGGGTGGCTATGCATGAAGCGCCTCACTACGGCCTCAATCCCCAGTTTGTTCCCGATTTGAGCTTTTATCTCATCATCAGTGCCATTGCCGGCTCAAGGCTTCTGTATGTACTCCTCGATCCCCGCCCCTTTCTGAATGACCCCTTGCTCATCCTCCAGTTCTGGAAAGGGGGCCTGGTCTTTGTGGGTGGAGTTGTGGCCGCCGTGGCCACGGCCTGGGCAGTGATTCGGATCAAGGGCCAGCCTTTCTGGAAATGGGCCGATGCCTTTGCACCGGCCATAGCCGCCGGACAATTTCTGGGCCGCATCGGGTGCCTGATGGCCGGCTGCTGCTACGGAAAACCGACCTCTCTCCCCTGGGCCGTGACCTTTACTCACCCCAAGTCCTTGGCTCCGTTGCATATCCCCCTGCATCCGACCCAGGTGTATCATTCCCTGGCCGGCTTGGTGACCTGTATCGCTCTTCTCCTGCTTCGTTCCAAGCTTCCAGGATACGGCCAGCGCTTTGGCCTGTTCCTGGTTCTGTTTACGCTTTTCCGGTTTGGCATTGAATTTTTCCGGGGAGACTTTCGAGGGGCTGTAGGCCCCTTCAGCCTGACCCAAGTAGCCGCGGGGATCATTTTCTTTCTCGGTCTGGCTCTTCTATGGCGCAAAGGACGGACCGCCCATGCCTGAACTCTCCACCCCCATCCTTGTGCTCATCGCCCTGGCTTTTATTCTGCCCATTGCTCCGAACCTGTGGGCCATCTGGCATATATTCCACTGCGAATACCCGTCGTACGCAGAAAAGATGGGCTGGCTGGTCGCCGCCATGTTTCTCCCCGTTCTGGGTGGTGTGGCCTATTGTGTCTGGGGCCGGAAACGCGGTATCAAGACCCTGTAATACATGCCTGAGGTGTCGTATGCTCCGCTTATGTCTTCCCATCAGCTTGCTGATCGTAGTTGCCGCCTGTGCCACTCCCCAGGATATTCAAAACCTGCAGAGCAAAATGGCTCGTCTGGAACGCAGGCAGCAGCAGACGGTGCAGACCAGGATCCAAGGCCTGGAACAGAAGTTTGCCTCCCTTGAGGAGGAAACCTCGCATCTGGTTTCCAACCGTACGGAAAACATGCGCTCCCACCAGGCCAATCTGTGGTCGGAGCTGGAAAACATGCGCGTTGATGTGGCCACCCTGCAGGGCAAGGCGGAACAAATGGAGTACAACATCAAAAAGCTGCAGGATCAAAGCAGCAACAACACCCAGACCCTGGACAACATCTCCCGTACGGTAAACCGTCTGAGCCGGCAGCTGGCCATGGTCGAGTCCCAGCTGGGGGTTGACTTCGAAGACGGGCAGTCCAAGGCCGCACAGCCCTCACAATCAAGCAAGGAAAATGCCACCCAAAAGCAGGATACCCCCCAGCTTCTCTATGAACAGGCCCTGAATGCCTTTCAAAACAGAGAGTACACCCAGGCCAAGGAGTTGTGGGCCGAGTTTGCCGGACAGTTTCCGGATCACGATCTGGTCCCCAATGCCTATTTCTGGCAGGGCGAATGCCTGTATCAATTAGAGAAATACGCCCAGGCTGTCATGTTGTACAATAAAGTCATTTCCGAGTTTCCAAAGAGCTCGAAGTTCACCTCCGCCCTGCTTAAACAGGGGCTATCCCTGTACGCCCTGGACAAGAACAAGGCCGGCCGCATCCGTCTGCAGCAGCTGATCAAAGACCACGGGGACACCGCAGAGGCCAAACGAGCCAAACGTTTCATGGAACAGCAGTAGGAGTCCGGTGGACAGCGCGACCCGGACCGGCAAAACAGACACCATTGGATTCGGGATGGACCTTGATACCTATCTTTCCCGCGCCTGGGCGGAGCTCGTGCTGGCTGCCCTGAACCGCAACGCAGGGCAGCTGCTCCCCGGCTTGGGACATAACCTGCACAATTACGCCCATGCGTTCTCCATGCAGATGGAAATGTGGAGCGCGGCCATGGGCAAAACACCGGATCTCCCGTTCTCCTCTCAGCAGAGATCCCTTCAGCGCATGGTGGACATGAGCACCTCCTTTTCCCGGGAGTGCCGCATACTCAGCAAGAGGACGGAGTACACAACCCTTGAGCCTGTGTCCATCCATTTGCCTTCTGTCCTGGACTGGCTACCGGAATTTTGGCGGCACAATCTCCTGTTCAAACACCATGTCCGGTTCGAGGTCACCTTGAGCGGCCGGATTCCAGAGGACATAACCCTCCGGCCGGCCGGGCTGCTCTATGCCTTGGAAGAAGGGATAAAAAACGCTGTGGAGTCCCTTGGATCGTGGCCCCAGCTACAGGGCGAGTTTTCCTTGGCTTTGGACGTAGCCGAGGACAACGGCTGGATCGCCTTTGCCCTGAGCTCCCCGACTCAGCTGGATCCCTCCATCGCTCCCTGGCAGGCCGGAGCAAGCACCAAGCCGGGACATATGGGGCTGGGACTCCCGCTTCTTCGGATTTGTTGCCACAACTTGGGCTGGCAGTGTCGATTGTCCGGTGATGATCAAACCACGACCCTCTTGGTGGCTATCCCCTTATAGGGGACTCTTCCTCGAAACTCACAGCCTGCAACCCAGATCTGGTGTATGAGCGAACCTGCCTTCCGCAAGCCACTCTATACCCTTGGTGATTCCCTGGGGGCCGTGCCCCCGTCTGACGGGCACATGCCCGTCCTGGATCAGGGAAGCTTCGACATTATGACCTTTGCAGCCGGGCTGGGGCCAAAAGCGATCAAGGACTGGCACAAGGGCAAAGCCGCCTACGGGGTGTACATTGACAAAGGCATTCCGATCATTCTGTTCAGCCTGGGGGCCTCCTGGACCTTTGACGTCTACCTGAACATCCACCTGGAAGCGGAAGACAGCCGCCGCCGCTTTTTCGAGATCGACCCCGGCAGCCCGCGAGTCGATCTCTACCTGATCTCCGCTGAAGATGGGGTTGTCCGCGGGGTACGGTCCACGGCACTGGATTCAAAAGAGCTGCTGGGGATTAAGGAAGCCTGCTGGGACCAACTCACCCGGTATGCATCAAAGGATGAATGCTTCATAGAGGCAGAGCTGCTGCTCAATCAGACGGACAGCAGGACCTTGCGTCGCAAGGCCTCGATGCGCGGATTCTGGCCTCGGAATTGACAATGGCCTATTCCGACACGTATAAAATTCGAGACTTCATCGAAAAAGCCAAACTATGGGCGACCATAGGACGGAAAACAACGGGTCCTGCATGCAGCTGGGCACCCAGCTCAATGCAGGACGGCCGTGTTGCCGATGATCTTGTCTGCTCAGACGTCTGCGCTCACCGGGCTTTGGTGATGACCCAATCAGTCAGATAGACCGGCAGATATCCATCCGCAATTTTCCTGCCGTCTGAGGCAACCGCCCGTCCGGGAGGATCCATGTTGACCAAAAAAGACCTCTTGCCCTTGATTACAGAAGCCCTGGAGGCCCATGGGGGATCGGCAAGAATTCCGATGGTATGCAAGCATGTATGGGACAATTATGAACATGAGCTGAGACAGAGCGGAGAGCTGTTCTACACCTGGCAAAGCGACATCCGCTGGGCTGCAAACTCCCTGCGCAAAAAGAAGGTGCTCAAGTCGGCCAAACAGTCCGAACCAGGGATATGGACCCTGAATAACGGCCATACCTAAGGGAAGGAAGGCAATGGAAATGATCTCCTGGAGGGAGTTTGAAAAGGTCGAACTCCGGGTCGGCCGCATCATTCAGGCCGACCGGTTTCCCGAAGCCCGCAAGCCGGCCTATATTCTGCATGTGGACCTCGGCCAGGAGCTTGGGGTCAAGAAGTCAACTGCCCAGATAACAGACCTCTATGAGCCCCAGGATCTGATCGGCAAGCTTGTGGTCGCCCTGGTCAACCTGCCCCCGAAACAGATCGGCCCGGTCACCTCGGAATGCCTGGTCACCGGTTTTTCCAACCAGAACGGTGAGATCGTCTTGTGCGTACCTGATTATTCGGTGCCCCTGGGGACCAAGATCTCCTGACTTGCTCTTGGACACAGAAAGTGGACACACAGAAGAGACGGCAGGCTCCAAAAATCCACAGGGTACGTCGAAGAACCTCCTAACTTCAGGGCTGAATCTCTATCGGCGTCCCCACCTGGACCAGATCCCATATCTCATCCATGGCCGCATTGGTGACCTGAATGCAGCCGTTGGTCCATTTGTATCGCCGCTGCCGCCACTCCAAACGGGTTATATCGTTTTTCCGGCCGTGAACCATTATCAGGCCCCCCGGATCCACGCCTTCTCTTTTGGCCCTGGCTATGTCCCGGGCATTGGGATACGAGATGTGGATGGCCTTGTAGTAGGAGCTGTCGTCCTTTTTGTAGTCCAGGACATATCTGCCCTCCGGGGTTCTCCCGTCGCCTTCCTTCTGTTTGTGCCCGTCCGGATTCCAGCCCAGGATTATGTCGTACTCCCGGACCTTCTGCCCGTTGGCCACCAGGTACATCTTTTCCTTGTTCTTCTGAACCAGAACAGCATCGATGTCCATGCACCAGGCCGGTGAGGTGCACAGACAGAGCCCGATGACCGCCAGCAGAAGATATGTCATAGTCTGCCGCCCTCGCCCCAGAATCGTGAACCTTACGAGCTGGGACGCATGGATTGCCGTTTCTGGGCCGAAAGCACGCTCTTGCGCAGCCGAATGCTCTTGGGCGTGACTTCCACCATCTCGTCCTCGCGAATAAAGTGAATAGCCCGCTCCAGGGTCATGGGCCGCACAGGGGTCAGGGTCACGTTCTCATCCCGCCCGGCAGCCCGGACATTGGTCAGCTTTTTTTCCTTGCACGGGTTCGCGTTCAGATCCATGGGCCGGTTGTGCTCCCCGAAGATCATCCCTTCATAGACGGCATCCCCGGGGACGATGAATATCTCCCCCCGCGGCTCCAGATTGAACAGGGCGTAAGCCACGGCTGAGCCGAATCGGTCGGAGACGATGGATCCGGTGCTTCGACTGGCGAATGCCCCCCGGTACGGCTCGTATCCGGCGAAATACGTATTCAACAGACCGCTGCCCCTGGTATCGGTCAAAAACTCGTCTCGATAGCCGATAAGCCCTCTGGAGGGCAGGCTGAACTCCATGCGCACCCGGCCGCTGCCCCTGGCGTTCATAGTGACCATCTTTCCCTTGCGTCCGGACAGCTTTTCGGTGATCACCCCGGTGAATTCCTGGTCACAGTCGATTATCACCTGTTCCATCGGCTCCAGGATCTGACCGTTTTCTTCCTTGTACAAGACCTCCGGCCGGCCCACAGTGAGCTCAAACCCTTCCCGGCGCATGGTTTCGATCAGGATGGCCATCTGGAACTCGCCCCGTCCCTTGACCAAAAATGTCTCCCGGTTCTCCACTTCTTCCACCTGCAGAGAGACGTTTTTCAAGGTCTCCTTGAACAGACGTTCCCGGATCTTGCCCGACTGGACCAGGCTTCCTTCCCGCCCTGCAAGGGGGGAGGTGTTAATGGTAAACCGCATGCCCACCGTTGGCTCGTCCACCCTGACCCGCTGGAGGGCCTGCGGGGATTGCTGATGACAGATGGTGTCCCCGATGTGGATATCCTCGATCCCGGACAGAACGCAGATGTCCCCGGCCTGAATATGTTCGGCAGGCTGCAGGCTCATGCCCTCAAAGGTCTGCAGCCGAGTGACCCGCAGGGGGCTGATCTGTCCCTCAGGACCCAGGCAGACCAAATGATCATTGGTCCGGGCCTCTCCGTTGGCCACCTTGCCAATGGCCAGCCGCCCCAAGTAGTCTGAGTAGCCCAGATCCGAGACAAGCATCTGAAACGGAGCCTTGGGATCCCCGGCCGGTGCAGGCATGCGCCGGACAATGGTTTCAAAGAGCGGGCGCAGATCAGGAGCCATGTCCTCGATTCCGGTTCCGGCCACCCCGTCCCGGCCTATGGCAAAGAGGTAGGGAAAATCGATCTGCTCATCATTGGCCCCCAGATCGATGAACAGGTCGTAGACCTCGTTAAGAACCTCATCTGACCGGGCATCCTGGCGGTCTATCTTGTTGACCAGGACAACGACCTTCAGTCCGGCGGCCAAGGTCTTTTCCAGGACAAAACGGGTCTGGGGCAGGGGGCCTTCAGAGGCGTCAACCAGCAGCAAGGCCCCGTCGGCCATGGACAGGGCCCGTTCCACCTCTCCTCCGAAATCGGCGTGCCCCGGGGTGTCCACG
It encodes the following:
- a CDS encoding single-stranded DNA-binding protein; translated protein: MAGTYNKVIIVGRLGRDPELRYTPGGTPVANMPVATNEAYTDQEGNRQEKTEWHRIVIFGKQAENCSQYLSKGRSCLVEGTLQTRKWQDQQGQDRYTTEIRAFRVVFLGDQGSSNQGGQSSRNAQSQSSHQGQQEGPDPFQDNLGPAFPSEAGAIDEAPF
- a CDS encoding purine-nucleoside phosphorylase translates to MHWQPDQTMIDEVRSRLGLVTPPATAVVLGTGLGHWVDGLQEAAVLPYTEIPGFPQSTVQSHAGRMILASHGAHRPILVFQGRFHLYEGYSAPEVCIPVRLAALLGARTLILTNAAGAINPLFATGSLMLIADQLNMTGFNPLRGPNNDEWGERFPDMSRVYSPCLQDLAVDCARKLGVHMERGTYVGVQGPSLETPAETRAYRFLDGDAIGMSTVLEAIAAKHIGLNILGISCLTNKNLPDCMQETSVDEIIAQAEASGRDLGRVLDAVIPRL
- the ileS gene encoding isoleucine--tRNA ligase, with amino-acid sequence MTDYKKTLNLPRTSFPMRASLPKKEPEMIRFWEENQAYERMVQTREGRQKFVLHDGPPYANGHIHLGTAMNKILKDIIVKAQNFTGRQAEYVPGWDCHGLPIELKVEHELGQSKKELSTLDVRKRCREYALKYLDIQRDEFKRLGVLGTWDEPYLTMNPGYESATAGELCAFMRRGSVMRNKKPIHWCPSCETALAEAEVEYADKTSPSIYVRFPLTDPELTDRLPEIGGRPAFVLIWTTTPWTIPGNMAVALHPDVQYVLVQVQGEVYILAEKLLAECAEKFGWDNVQTLKTLMGRDLEGLLAEHPIYGRPSPLVLADYVTLETGTGCVHTAPGHGQEDYDTGLRYGLEIYAPLDDQGRFLPEVEFFAGSHVFEANPQVIAKLSELGALMVQEKITHAYPHCWRCKKPVIFRATTQWFISMQHNDLRDKAVQAIDGQVRWIPSWGKLRIRNMISHRPDWCISRQRSWGVPIIALLCADCGHAYFDPDWVQDIADRFASHPQGADYWFEAELSEVVPQDLTCPECGGRKWTKETDILDVWFDSGTSYAAVLEQRDECTFPADMYLEGSDQHRGWFHSSLLASVGTRDVPPYRSVLTHGFVVDGQGKKMSKSIGNVIAPQDIMDKYGAEILRMWVASENYQEDLRISETILKQLVDNYRRIRNTCRFILGNLHDFDPDRDALPGPDLLPLDRYVLDLARERHARITQDYSNFELHKVFHSLHTMCATDLSAFYLDVLKDRLYVSAPESHKRRSAQTALHTLLTQLLWDMAPILSFTAEEAYQHVPGIDLETYPTIFTYPFSMQETPLMESKERRIWDRMLEVRAEATRAIEPVRKSGGIGHSLDVCLHLYADDDLHAELEANRDFLPELFIVSAVHVHPGKDAPDTAVSSQEMSGLKLKVESAAGEKCARCWTFSPELGHDDQYPDICPRCSRVMHSLQTAAE
- the lspA gene encoding signal peptidase II, with protein sequence MTDSQSNRLPYGPLFLAAAVLGADQASKALVRANLQIWDVHSVIPGFFNLVHIQNRGAAFGFLSHGQGMWQPVFFIILTIAAVAIILSLMWTGHRRDKIFQFSLGAILGGAVGNLVDRIRLGVVTDFLDFFVQGMHWPAFNIADIAITCGAFLLLIAVYRKGRHASNTH
- the lgt gene encoding prolipoprotein diacylglyceryl transferase, which encodes MHPILIDIGPLTIHSYGFFIALAFVLGMRVAMHEAPHYGLNPQFVPDLSFYLIISAIAGSRLLYVLLDPRPFLNDPLLILQFWKGGLVFVGGVVAAVATAWAVIRIKGQPFWKWADAFAPAIAAGQFLGRIGCLMAGCCYGKPTSLPWAVTFTHPKSLAPLHIPLHPTQVYHSLAGLVTCIALLLLRSKLPGYGQRFGLFLVLFTLFRFGIEFFRGDFRGAVGPFSLTQVAAGIIFFLGLALLWRKGRTAHA
- a CDS encoding PLDc N-terminal domain-containing protein encodes the protein MPELSTPILVLIALAFILPIAPNLWAIWHIFHCEYPSYAEKMGWLVAAMFLPVLGGVAYCVWGRKRGIKTL
- the ybgF gene encoding tol-pal system protein YbgF, which encodes MLRLCLPISLLIVVAACATPQDIQNLQSKMARLERRQQQTVQTRIQGLEQKFASLEEETSHLVSNRTENMRSHQANLWSELENMRVDVATLQGKAEQMEYNIKKLQDQSSNNTQTLDNISRTVNRLSRQLAMVESQLGVDFEDGQSKAAQPSQSSKENATQKQDTPQLLYEQALNAFQNREYTQAKELWAEFAGQFPDHDLVPNAYFWQGECLYQLEKYAQAVMLYNKVISEFPKSSKFTSALLKQGLSLYALDKNKAGRIRLQQLIKDHGDTAEAKRAKRFMEQQ
- a CDS encoding tRNA-binding protein produces the protein MEMISWREFEKVELRVGRIIQADRFPEARKPAYILHVDLGQELGVKKSTAQITDLYEPQDLIGKLVVALVNLPPKQIGPVTSECLVTGFSNQNGEIVLCVPDYSVPLGTKIS
- a CDS encoding L,D-transpeptidase family protein, which produces MTYLLLAVIGLCLCTSPAWCMDIDAVLVQKNKEKMYLVANGQKVREYDIILGWNPDGHKQKEGDGRTPEGRYVLDYKKDDSSYYKAIHISYPNARDIARAKREGVDPGGLIMVHGRKNDITRLEWRQRRYKWTNGCIQVTNAAMDEIWDLVQVGTPIEIQP
- the typA gene encoding translational GTPase TypA, with translation MQSKDIRNIAIIAHVDHGKTTLVDAMFRQSGLFREGQEVAERLMDTMDLEQERGITIAAKNSSVMWEGVKINIVDTPGHADFGGEVERALSMADGALLLVDASEGPLPQTRFVLEKTLAAGLKVVVLVNKIDRQDARSDEVLNEVYDLFIDLGANDEQIDFPYLFAIGRDGVAGTGIEDMAPDLRPLFETIVRRMPAPAGDPKAPFQMLVSDLGYSDYLGRLAIGKVANGEARTNDHLVCLGPEGQISPLRVTRLQTFEGMSLQPAEHIQAGDICVLSGIEDIHIGDTICHQQSPQALQRVRVDEPTVGMRFTINTSPLAGREGSLVQSGKIRERLFKETLKNVSLQVEEVENRETFLVKGRGEFQMAILIETMRREGFELTVGRPEVLYKEENGQILEPMEQVIIDCDQEFTGVITEKLSGRKGKMVTMNARGSGRVRMEFSLPSRGLIGYRDEFLTDTRGSGLLNTYFAGYEPYRGAFASRSTGSIVSDRFGSAVAYALFNLEPRGEIFIVPGDAVYEGMIFGEHNRPMDLNANPCKEKKLTNVRAAGRDENVTLTPVRPMTLERAIHFIREDEMVEVTPKSIRLRKSVLSAQKRQSMRPSS